Part of the Corynebacterium canis genome is shown below.
TCGGCGGGCTCTTCCTGCAGCGGTAGGTAGAGCTGGTTGAGTAGGTAGGTAACGCCCTCCGATTCCTTGGCCATCGGGCGGATTCGCTCAATCATGCTACTCAGGCTTTGGCGATCCTCGGGGCGCGTGGCCACGCGGTGATTATGGCTGGAAATCGTGGAGCTGGCCACATTGAAAATCATGGAATAGGCGAGCGGCATCATCGCGCCAAAGCCCGCTTCCAGCAGTTTTGTGCTGGCCCGGTCGATTATCGGCAGAAAAGCCTCCGAAAACACGCCGCGGGATAGGCGATCCGTGATCCCGTGATACCGCACATACACGGGATAGTAGTTTTGCAAGAGTGCAGTAAACCACGCTTTCCAATCGAGGTCGTCGTCGGGGAGGGGGACGGAAGCGGTAACGGCGTTAACCACGGCGTCGCAAAGCTCGTCTTTTTTGGGGAAGTAGTGGTAAATCACGGAGGGCGCCACGTCGAGCGTCTTTGCGATATTGCGGATGGACCACCCGTCTAGGCCATGCTGTTCGGTGAGTTCGACGGCCTTGGCGGTAATCCGTTCGGTGCTGAGGCCCGCTCGTTTCGATGTTCGTCCGCGGTGAGTGCTCATTGCTCCAGTCTAGCGGCTATTGACAACCACTAGATCGCTGTTCTAATTTTGGCTTAACAGAACAGTGATCTAGAAAGGTAAGTCTATGCTGCCTACGGAAGCTGAAGGCGCCGCTACCAGCGGCGATGCCGGGCGGGGAAACCCGCAGCTGCGGCCCATCCTCATGACCGTGTTTCTGGCGTTCATGGGGCAGATGCTGCTCAACCCGATCATTGCGCCGCTGTCCCGCCAGATGGGGCTGCAGGACTGGCACATCGGGGCCACAATCTCGTTGAGCGCTGTCATGCTGGCGCTGAGCAGCCCCTTTTGGGGCAGGGCGTCGCAACGCCACGGCGTCAAGCGGGTGCTCGTCGTATCGCTCATAGGTTCGTTTGTGGCGCTGGCCCTGTTTGCCATTACCTCCTATCTGGGCATGCGCGGCATGTGGCAAGGCATATCCCTTGTCTTTGGCGTGCTGATCACGCGCGGCCTTTTGTACGGAGTTTCGATTTCCGCGGTGACGCCTACCGCGCAGGCATATCTCGTGGGGCACGCCGATACGGAACCCGAACGTGTGCGCATGATGGGCGGGCTCGGCGCCGCGCAGGGCATTTCCGCAATCTGCGGCGGCATCCTCGGCGGGGTTTTGGCCGCGCTCGGCGGGCTCATGCTTCCGCTGGTGGCCATGCCGCTTATGGTGCTGATCACGATCGGCGTGTTTGCCGCCACGTTTAAGCCGCAGCCGGTGAATCAGCTCATCGAACAACCTGCCGCAATTTCTTACTTTGACAAACGTGTGTTCCCTTACTTGGTGAGCGGTTTTTGCATCTTCCTTGTGTTTTCCGCGGTGCAAACCCTGTTTGGATTTACCGTCCAGGATCGGTTCTCGCTGGGCCCGGACGAGACCGCTAGCGTTACGGCGATCTATATGGTGACCATGGCGGTGGTGATGGCGGCGGTACAAGGCGGCGTGGTGCCCAAGCTGCGCTGGCCCGCGCGCAGGTTGCTTCGCGTTGGGCTCCTTGTGCTGCTCGTTTCCGTGATTTGCCTGTGGCCGATGGATTCCTACGCGCTGCTCGCGGTGGCCACGGTTGGGCTCGGCGCCGGGCTTGGCATGGCGATGACTGGGTACAACACGGGGCCGACATTGGAGCTTGACCTGCGGGAGCAAGGCGGGCTGGCCGGCCTGATCAGCGCGAACAATGGCGCCACCTATGCCATTGCGCCGGTGCTGGCTACGTCGTTGTACGGGTGGAATCACAGCATTCCGTTCATTGGAATCATTGTGCTAATCGCAGGGAGCTGTTTGTACGTATGGGCGCATCCGCAATTCCGCCGCGCGGAGCCGAGCGCTGCGATGGGCGGACAGGCGAGCGCGGAGGCGAGGTCAGCGACGGCGCGGTGACCGGCTACAATTACCAAGCATGAGTATCGACCCCCAGTTGTTGGAAGTACTAGCCTGCCCGCAGGATCACGGGCCGTTACGATATCTCGAGGACGAGCAGGTGCTTGTCAACGAGCGGCTGGGTATCGCCTATCGCATCGACGATGGCATCCCCGTCATGCTGATCGACGAAGCTTTCGCATGGCCTGCGGATCCCGCCGCCAACTCCTGAACCGAACTCATTTTCTAAGGCATGGTAATGAATATTATCGATGAGCTCACGTGGCGTGGGCTGATTAACCAATCCACCGATCTCGACGCGCTGCGGGAAGCAACGGAGCAGCCCATCACCTTGTACTGCGGCTTCGACCCGACCGGGGCGTCGCTGCATGCCGGGCATTTGGTGCCGTTGATCATGCTGAAGCGGTTCCAGGACGCGGGCCACCGTACCATTACGTTGGCGGGCGGCGCGACGGGCATGATCGGCGATCCGCGCGACGTGGGCGAGCGCTCCATGCTGAGCCACGAAGAAATCGCACATAATGTCGAATCAATCCAAGGGCAGATTCGGCGTTTTATCGATTACTCCGACGGCCGCGCGATCATGGTCAATAACGCGGACTGGATCGGCAGCATGAGCGTGATCGAATTTCTGCGCGACGTGGGCAAGAATTTCTCGCTGAACACCATGCTGGACCGGGACACGGTGAAGCGCCGGCTGGAAAGCGACGGCATTTCCTACACCGAGTTTTCCTATATGTTGCTACAGGCATTCGACTCCGTTCACCTGCAACGTGAGTACGATTGCGTGCTGCAGATCGGCGGCGGCGATCAGTGGGGCAATATCGTCTCCGGGGTGGACCTGAACCGCCGCATGGATCAGAAGCGCACCCACGCCCTGACCGTTCCGCTGGTTACGGACGCGGAGGGGCAGAAGTTTGGCAAGTCTACCGGCGGCGGCAAGCTGTGGCTGGACCCCGAGCTAACCAGCCCGTACTCCTGGTACCAGTACTTTATTAATGCAGGTGACTCGGTGGTTATCGATTACCTTCGGTGGTTCACCTTCCTCACGCAGGAGGAAATCGCCGAGTACGAGGTGGAGGTTGCGGAGCGTCCGCATCAGCGCCAGGCCCAGCGCCGTCTCGCCCGCGAGCTCACCACGTTGGTGCATGGGGCGGAGGCGACGGAGGCCGTGGAGCTTGCCGCGCAGGCGTTGTTCGGCAAAGCGGAGCTCGCGGATCTCGACGCCGCGACGCTCGCCGGTGCGCTTTCCGAAACTACTGTCGCAGAAATCGCCCCCGAACAACCGTGCGGAATCATCGACTTGGTGGTGGCCACGGGCTTGGCGGATTCCCGGGGCGCGGCCCGCCGTTCCATCAAGGAGGGCGGCATTTACGTGAACAATGTTCGCATTACCAGCGAGGAGTGGCAGCCGGCCGCCGCGGACCTGCTCCACGGGGAGTGGCTGGTGCTGCGGCGAGGTAAGAAAAACTTCGCCGGCGCGCTTATCCGCTCTTAAGGCGCTTATCGACGCCCCGCCTCCCACTGCGCGTTTTATCGCCACTGGGATGCGGGGTTGTTGCGTTTCAGCGCTTAGAAAACATGGTTTTACCTGGGGATTTGTCAAGCTTTAAGCTTGTGTGTAGATTTAATCGAGTCAGCTCAGCGGTCGCCCTAAGAGAAACAAGGGCGAGACGTTAGCTTGGCTGTGTTGTTTGAGAACTCGATAGTGTGTCATGTTTGT
Proteins encoded:
- a CDS encoding TetR/AcrR family transcriptional regulator, producing the protein MSTHRGRTSKRAGLSTERITAKAVELTEQHGLDGWSIRNIAKTLDVAPSVIYHYFPKKDELCDAVVNAVTASVPLPDDDLDWKAWFTALLQNYYPVYVRYHGITDRLSRGVFSEAFLPIIDRASTKLLEAGFGAMMPLAYSMIFNVASSTISSHNHRVATRPEDRQSLSSMIERIRPMAKESEGVTYLLNQLYLPLQEEPADIPISKQYFDLTLEVLLDGIERTLLPRAQGISEPLIAQGDGGSGPASAASAS
- a CDS encoding Trm112 family protein, producing the protein MSIDPQLLEVLACPQDHGPLRYLEDEQVLVNERLGIAYRIDDGIPVMLIDEAFAWPADPAANS
- the tyrS gene encoding tyrosine--tRNA ligase, which gives rise to MNIIDELTWRGLINQSTDLDALREATEQPITLYCGFDPTGASLHAGHLVPLIMLKRFQDAGHRTITLAGGATGMIGDPRDVGERSMLSHEEIAHNVESIQGQIRRFIDYSDGRAIMVNNADWIGSMSVIEFLRDVGKNFSLNTMLDRDTVKRRLESDGISYTEFSYMLLQAFDSVHLQREYDCVLQIGGGDQWGNIVSGVDLNRRMDQKRTHALTVPLVTDAEGQKFGKSTGGGKLWLDPELTSPYSWYQYFINAGDSVVIDYLRWFTFLTQEEIAEYEVEVAERPHQRQAQRRLARELTTLVHGAEATEAVELAAQALFGKAELADLDAATLAGALSETTVAEIAPEQPCGIIDLVVATGLADSRGAARRSIKEGGIYVNNVRITSEEWQPAAADLLHGEWLVLRRGKKNFAGALIRS
- a CDS encoding MFS transporter — translated: MLPTEAEGAATSGDAGRGNPQLRPILMTVFLAFMGQMLLNPIIAPLSRQMGLQDWHIGATISLSAVMLALSSPFWGRASQRHGVKRVLVVSLIGSFVALALFAITSYLGMRGMWQGISLVFGVLITRGLLYGVSISAVTPTAQAYLVGHADTEPERVRMMGGLGAAQGISAICGGILGGVLAALGGLMLPLVAMPLMVLITIGVFAATFKPQPVNQLIEQPAAISYFDKRVFPYLVSGFCIFLVFSAVQTLFGFTVQDRFSLGPDETASVTAIYMVTMAVVMAAVQGGVVPKLRWPARRLLRVGLLVLLVSVICLWPMDSYALLAVATVGLGAGLGMAMTGYNTGPTLELDLREQGGLAGLISANNGATYAIAPVLATSLYGWNHSIPFIGIIVLIAGSCLYVWAHPQFRRAEPSAAMGGQASAEARSATAR